A segment of the Frankineae bacterium MT45 genome:
CTCCTCGGCGACACTCCACCGGCGGCGCTGCGGCACTGGCCCTACCTGGCGGTGCCGGCGATCGCCGGGGTGATCGTCTTCTATCGCCATCCGCAGATCGCCAAGGTGCGCCGGCCGATGCTCGTCCTGGATGCTGCGGGCCTTGCCCTCTTCACCGTGGCGGCCACCCGCCAGGCGCTGGTGAGCGGCCTGAACCCGGCCGGCTCCTGCATGGTCGGGGTGATCGCCGGGATCGGCGGGGGCGTGCTGCGTGACGTGCTGCTGCGCGAGATCCCGGTCGTGCTCCGCAGTGAGATCTACGCTGTCGCCGCGGCCGCCGGTGCCGTCATCGTGGCGATCGGCTACTCGATCGACCGCCTCAATCCGTTCTGGATGACCGGCAGTGCACTCGTCATCTTCGGGCTGCGCATCGTCTCACTGCGCCGGCGCTGGACGGCGCCCCGGGCGTCCGACACGCCCCCCGTCCAATAGCGAGCTGTCCACCGGATGACCTCGGCTGCCCTAGAATCGCGATGTGCCCCGGCGTCCTCGTCGGGGCACTCGTCGCGTCCGAGTCGGCCTACCCCAGTCCCGACGTCGGTCCCGATCCCCCGGTTTTTTCGAACCGTTCCATATCGTCAGGCAGAGAGAGGCGACCGGCCTAGTGACAGCAGCACCGGTGCCCGACCAGCGGCTGAGGCTGCGGGCCTGGCAGCAAGCGGCGCTGCAGCTCTACCACTCGGGTGACCAGGTTCGTCGCGACTTTCTCGTGACAGCTACGCCGGGCGCCGGGAAAACCACCTTCGCGCTGGCGCTGGCCGCGTCACTGCTCGCCCGGCGGGTGATCGACCGCATCGTCGTCGTCTGCCCGACCGACCACCTCCGCACGCAGTGGGCGCAGGCGGCCGAGCGGGCCGGTCTGTCGATCGACCCGACCCTGACCAACGCGGTCGGACCGGTGCCGGCCGACTCACTCGGCTACATCACGACGTACGCCCAGGTCGCGATGAAACCGCAACTGCACGCGGCCCGGGTGAACAACAAGCGGAGCCTGGTCATCCTCGACGAGGTGCATCATGCCGGCGACGGCCTCTCCTGGGGCGACGCCGTGGCTGAGGCGTTCTACGGCGCCTCCAGGCGTCTCTGCCTCACCGGGACCCCGTTCCGGACCCGCGCCGACGAGCTGATCCCGTTCGTCCGCTACACCAACGACGGCGCTGGTGGTCAGGAGAGCCGGGCCGACTACAACTACGGCTACCGGGAGGCGCTACGCGACGGCGTGGTCCGTCCGGTCGTCTTCGCGGCCTACACCGGCACCGCGCGCTGGCGGAACAGCGCCGGGGAGGTTGTGGCCGCCTCCCTGACGGAGTCGGCGACCAAGCAGACCGAGGCACTGGCCTGGAAGACCGCGCTCAATCCCAAGGGGCAGTGGGTGGCCCACGTCATCGCCGCGATGGACGAGCGGATCACCCATCTGCGTCGCGGGGGAGTGGGCGACGCGGCCGGCATCGTGCTGGCCAGTGACCAGGAGGACGCCCGCGAGTACGCGGCGATCGTCGAGCAGGTCACCGGCGAGAAACCGGTGCTCATCCTCTCCGACGACCCGAAGGCCAGCGACAAGATCACGGCCTTCACCAACGGCAGCGAACGGATCGCGGTCTGTGTCCGGATGGTCTCCGAAGGGGTGGACGTCCCGCGGGCGGCCTGCCTGGCGTGGATGACCTCCTACCGGACCCCGCTCTTCTTCGCCCAGGCCGTTGGACGAGTCGTGCGTTCCCGAGGACCCCACGAATCAGCCACCGTCTTCCTCCCCGCCGTGCGTCCGCTGCTCACCCTCGCCGCGGCCCTTGAGGAGGATCGCAACCACGTCATCCCGCCGCCGGCCGCGGCCTCGGAGACGCTCGACATCGAACCGGTCGAGCGGGAGGCCGTCGACCGCGTCGAATACGAGGCGCTGGACGCCGACGCGCAGTTCGCCCATCTGCTCCACGGCGGCCGTGCCGTCGTCGCCACCGCCCGCGAGCCGTTGGAGCTGTCGGAGGATGACGAGCATTTCCTTGGCATTCCTGGATTGTTGAGCCCGGAGCAGACGGCGCAGCTCCTCTCCGATCGTGACTCCGCCGCCCGGCTTCGGGCCACCTCGGTGGCCGATGCACCCCCGTCGGCGGAGGTGGCGAACTGGCGAGCAGCGGGCGAACTGCGCCGGGAAGTGAACAAGCTGGTCGCGATCTACGCAGCTCGAGCCGGGATGCCGCACGCGCAGGTCCACGCCCAGATTCGTCGCGCGGTCAGCGGACCGCCGTCGGCGTCGGCAACCGCCGAACTGCTCGAGCAGCGACGGGACCACCTCTTGCTGCTTCTGGAGCGCTGAGCGGGTGTCTCAAGCCGCCGGCTAATGCCTCTACTCAACTGACAGGTTGCGGCAAGTTACCGGCTGGTTCGACTTCATCACCGCCTGCCATCGGCCGATGTGTTCGCCGGACGCGAAACAGTCGTGCTGGGTGCCGGTGTAGGGCATGTCACGGCCTGTCGAGTGGTTGTATTGATTATCGAGGGGCAGGATGAAGGTCTCTCGTTGACTCAGTTAGAGAAAGAGGGCGCACGTGACAAACGCATTGATAGCCGATTCGCTTACCGCAATCGACCGGTGTGACCGCTGCGGTGCGCAAGCATACGTACGGGTGACGCTGGCCTCCGGATCCGATCTCCTGTTCTGCGCCCACCACCACCGCGAGTACGAGCCGCGCCTGCGAGAGGTGGCGGCCAGCATCCAGGACGAGTCCGAGCGGCTCGCCGCTGTTCCGGCCACGTCCGGAGCTGAAGAGCGGTAGCTAAGTAGCCTTACCAACGACGAAGGCCCGCACCGATCCGGTGCGGGCCTTCGTCGTTTGCTTTGACTAATCCAGGTAGTCGCGCAGCACCTGGGAGCGCGACGGGTGGCGCAGCTTCGACATCGTCTTCGACTCGATCTGACGGATTCGCTCGCGGGTGACGCCGTACACCTGGCCGATCTCGTCCAGCGTCCGGGGCTGCCCGTCGGTGAGACCGAAGCGGAGCTTCACCACGCCGGCCTCGCGCTCCGACAGCGTCTGCAGCACCGACTGCAGCTGGTCCTGCAGCAGCGTGAAGGAGACGGCGTCGACGGCGACGACGGCCTCGGAGTCTTCGATGAAGTCGCCGAGCTGGCTGTCACCCTCATCGCCGATGGTCTGGTCGAGGCTGATCGGCTCCCGGGCGTACTGCTGGATCTCCAGCACCTTGTCCGGGGTGATGTCCATCTCCTTGGCCAGCTCCTCCGGGGTGGGCTCGCGGCCCAGGTCCTGAAGGAGTTCGCGCTGGATGCGGCCCAGCTTGTTGATGACCTCGACCATGTGTACCGGGATGCGGATGGTGCGGGCCTGGTCGGCCATAGCGCGGGTGATCGCCTGACGGATCCACCAGGTGGCGTACGTCGAGAACTTGTAGCCCTTGGTGTAATCGAACTTCTCGACCGCGCGAATCAGGCCGAGGTTTCCCTCCTGGATCAGGTCGAGGAAGGCCATGCCGCGGCCGGTGTAGCGCTTGGCCAGCGACACCACGAGGCGCAGGTTGGCCTCAAGCAGGTGGTTCTTGGCCCGCTCGCCGTCACGCACGATCATCCGCAGATCACGCTTCATCTGCATCGGCAGCTTCTCGCCGGACTCCTCGTACTGGCGCAGGCGCTCCGTGCCGTACAACCCGGCCTCGATGCGCTTGGCCAGATCGACCTCCTCCTCGGCGTTGAGGAGGGCAACCTTGCCGATCTGCTTCAAGTAGGCCCGGACCGAGTCGGCCGAAGCCGTCATCTCGGCGTCCTTGCGCGCCTGACGCAGTGCCTCGGACTCCTCTTCGTCGTCCCAGGTGAACTCGGTGGCCGCCTCAGCGCCCTCGGCCGGCGTCTCCTCGGTGTCGGTGACGTCAACCGTTTCGACGATGTCGACGATCTCGACGATGTCGTCCGGCTCTTCGAGGTCGCCTACCGCCTCTTCGCTCGCGTCGGCATCGGCGGCCTTGGCCGCCGTCTTCGCGGCGGCGGACTTGGCGGTGGACTTCGCTGCCGCCTTCGCCGGGGTCGCCTTGGCCGCGGGCGCCTTGGCGCTGACTGCGCGTTTGGCCGGGGGCTTGGTACCGACTGCGGCGGCTGATGTGCGGCGCACCGGCGCGGCCGTCGACTCGTCGGAGATGGATTCTGGCTGTGACGTGCTCGCGACCACGAACGCCCTTTCGAGAACAGGTGGGTGCGCATGTTGCTTGCGCGTTGGGGTGATCCGCGAATGCGGTCAGAGATCAAGGAGGGTCGGCTGGCCGTCTGTTTGATGGCTCATTGTCGAGTCCAGTACGTGCGCAGCGTCCCAAGGAGTCATTGTAGCCGGGAGACCTGAGCTCCGCAGCCCGGACGCGGCGTGGCCGTGAGAATCACTCGCCGAGGCGCTCCTGGGCGGCCATCGCGGCTCCGACGATTCCCGCGTCGTTGAGCAGTTGGGCCGGGCGCACCGGAGCGTTGAGGTCCAGCAGCGGCACCCACTTCTCGGAGTCCTTGCTGACCCCGCCACCGACGACGAAGAGGTCGGGGCTGAAGAGGTACTCGACGTGGCTC
Coding sequences within it:
- a CDS encoding Superfamily II DNA or RNA helicase, whose product is MTAAPVPDQRLRLRAWQQAALQLYHSGDQVRRDFLVTATPGAGKTTFALALAASLLARRVIDRIVVVCPTDHLRTQWAQAAERAGLSIDPTLTNAVGPVPADSLGYITTYAQVAMKPQLHAARVNNKRSLVILDEVHHAGDGLSWGDAVAEAFYGASRRLCLTGTPFRTRADELIPFVRYTNDGAGGQESRADYNYGYREALRDGVVRPVVFAAYTGTARWRNSAGEVVAASLTESATKQTEALAWKTALNPKGQWVAHVIAAMDERITHLRRGGVGDAAGIVLASDQEDAREYAAIVEQVTGEKPVLILSDDPKASDKITAFTNGSERIAVCVRMVSEGVDVPRAACLAWMTSYRTPLFFAQAVGRVVRSRGPHESATVFLPAVRPLLTLAAALEEDRNHVIPPPAAASETLDIEPVEREAVDRVEYEALDADAQFAHLLHGGRAVVATAREPLELSEDDEHFLGIPGLLSPEQTAQLLSDRDSAARLRATSVADAPPSAEVANWRAAGELRREVNKLVAIYAARAGMPHAQVHAQIRRAVSGPPSASATAELLEQRRDHLLLLLER
- a CDS encoding RNA polymerase, sigma 70 subunit, RpoD, whose protein sequence is MVASTSQPESISDESTAAPVRRTSAAAVGTKPPAKRAVSAKAPAAKATPAKAAAKSTAKSAAAKTAAKAADADASEEAVGDLEEPDDIVEIVDIVETVDVTDTEETPAEGAEAATEFTWDDEEESEALRQARKDAEMTASADSVRAYLKQIGKVALLNAEEEVDLAKRIEAGLYGTERLRQYEESGEKLPMQMKRDLRMIVRDGERAKNHLLEANLRLVVSLAKRYTGRGMAFLDLIQEGNLGLIRAVEKFDYTKGYKFSTYATWWIRQAITRAMADQARTIRIPVHMVEVINKLGRIQRELLQDLGREPTPEELAKEMDITPDKVLEIQQYAREPISLDQTIGDEGDSQLGDFIEDSEAVVAVDAVSFTLLQDQLQSVLQTLSEREAGVVKLRFGLTDGQPRTLDEIGQVYGVTRERIRQIESKTMSKLRHPSRSQVLRDYLD
- a CDS encoding Uncharacterized membrane protein YeiH, coding for MRNVWFVSPHLASLEALDLLGIFVFALSGGLAGVRAHLDIFGLVVMATITSIGGGLIRDVLLGDTPPAALRHWPYLAVPAIAGVIVFYRHPQIAKVRRPMLVLDAAGLALFTVAATRQALVSGLNPAGSCMVGVIAGIGGGVLRDVLLREIPVVLRSEIYAVAAAAGAVIVAIGYSIDRLNPFWMTGSALVIFGLRIVSLRRRWTAPRASDTPPVQ